The Malus domestica chromosome 08, GDT2T_hap1 genomic interval TGAGCATGTGATTTGAGCTTATTTTAGCGTAAATAGTGGTTAGCGTGATAGAGCTCTTGGCATGACTAATATGCATGGGTAAGGCGTGATTTATATAAACATTTGACTTAATTACCGTAGCGTGGCATGATTGTGAATATATTCTTTTCACCATCCGACACCTTTACAGGTATTTGGGTTTGACTTGAGGCTCGTATGACAATTGGATCTCGAAACTTGATTGGGTTTGCATGTGACATTTTTTTGCCTCAATAATGGATAATGGTTCAGGTTCacccaaaaaggaaaaaatgaaaaggaaaagaatgtAATAGAATATGTGCGTTGGTTGGTCCTTAATTATTTGAACCATCCTTAATAAAAATGTCAAATTAAAATgttaaatttcttttttatagTTAATCTGGCGTAATAACATTGTGTAAAATACTCTATTCCAACTGGGATgtcaaattaaaatatatttttttctaatttgttGTTCTTATCCGTTaaagataaaaaattataagaatATTAAAAGCTTAATTGCCCGATTGCCCGACAGTCAAGACGCTTTACACAGCGCGATACGAAAAAGGCGTATTTTAAGCCCCTGAACGAATAAAACTGCCTAACATGCGCCCACAGTTCACATCAGTACATCAGCCCGCGCCCACAGTTCTTCTACTTCCTTTACCAGTAGTGATCGGAGGCAAAACGCTCTGGTGGGACACCTCACTGCCGAAGAAGATCAATCGTCCTCCGCCATGGATGCTCACAAAAACTCCATCTCCGCCTCGCCAACTTCCGCCCACGTCAATTCCGTCTTCGCTCACGTCGTTCGCGCTCCCGAGGATCCAATCCTTGGGGTACTCTCTCTCACTCAAGCGTTTGATCTTTGCGTAAATCAGTTTACGAGATTTCATATTTTCATGTCATTTGTAGTGCGGGAGCTTTGATTTCGGTTGCGATTAAGCTGAACAGTATTCATATTTTGGTGATTGATTTGAATGTCTATCTGTATTTTGATCGTTCGTGCCTAAAATccttttcggttttcgatttCGGAGTAATTTTAGCCCTGTTGTTGATCGTGATACATAAATTAGTTTGATCGCGCGTGTTTATGTTTAGCTGAAGATCGATCGTATTAATCCCTGACAAATCTTTTGAAAATATGAACAGGTGACTGTTGCTTATAACAAGGATCAAAGCCCTCTTAAGCTGAATTTGGGTGTTGGTGCTTATCGAACCGAGGTGAGTCTGTTTTGGACTGAATAACATGATTACAAAGCTTTACTATGTATTGTTAGCGAAATGTATGTTCTCTAATGTATGGGACTCGAGCGTGCCGGCTCACACACAGAGCTGATGTTTGTTTCATTGTCAAAATTATGCACGTCTTTGTGACTGAATGATTTTCATTTCAAAGGCAGTGGCACTAGTTTTGTTATCGTCCTTTGCgaatttgttaatttcttaACCGCCTTTGTGTTCGTGGAATGACAGGAGGGAAAACCACTTGTTCTGAATGTGGTGAGAAAAGCCGAACAGCTGCTCGTTAATGACATGTAAGCTATACTGTTGTCAGTAAATTGATTTCGCTATTAATTTAAGAAGCTAACATTATTGACGTTAAATTGGTTTGTGACGTTAATCATCGACTTATGGTTCGATTCCTCATTACATCCAGGTCACGCGTTAAGGAATACCTTCCTATCGTTGGACTGGCAGATTTCAATAAGCTGAGCGCTAGGCTGATTCTTGGTGCTGACAGGTATAAAAGACTAATTGATGCCTTATCCTATCCTTTTTGCTTTATCATGTTTTGTTCGGAGGTGGATTTAGTTGTTTTACCGGGTTTCAAGCATAGAATTTACTTGCTTGTCACAGCCCTGCTATTCAAGAGAACCGGATTACTACTGTTCAATGTCTGTCGGGAACTGGCTCATTGAGAGTTGGAGGTGAATTTTTGGCAAAGCATTATCATGAAGTAAGTGCTTACTTGTTGCATCGTCTCTTGTTTCTACTATTGTGTTGATAATAGTTCAGCGAACTTAACCTCATCTATTTTACCGCAGCGCACAATATACATACCCCAGCCGACATGGGGAAACCACACAAAAGTTTTCACTCTGGCAGGGTTGATTGTGAAAAGTTACCGGTATTATGATCCAGCAACTCGTGGTCTCAACTTCCAAGGTTTAGAACTAGAATTGTTCATAGTTTCTTCTTATCTCTATCACAGTTGAATTTCTTTCCCCCAACTATTTCATCTTCTgacattattttttaatttactaataGTTCTTCCCTCGTGGGGTAAATTGCAGCAGGCCTTATAACGTGTCTATTCTTCTTTCTGGTTTAATACTCTTTTCATTTCGTTAACAGGCCTCTTAGAAGACCTCAGTTCTGCCCCAGCTGGAGCAATTGTACTTCTCCATGCATGTGCTCATAACCCCACCGGTGTTGATCCAACTCTTGAGCAGTGGGAGCAGATCAGACAGCTCGTGAGATCAAGAGAATTATTACCTTTCTTCGACAGTGCTTATCAGGTAGACCGCGTGTAGAGTTCCAATTTCTCTACACTCTAGTTTCTTCTTTCTGTTTAACATCATGCTATTCCAACTTCTCATGGTGaactgttttcttttatttgtaggGTTTTGCTAGTGGAAGTTTGGATGGCGATGCACAATCTGTTCGTAGGTTTGCTGCTGATGGTGGAGAGTGCCTTATTGCTCAAAGTTATGCAAAAAACATGGGTCTGTATGGCGAACGTGTTGGAGCCCTAAGCATTGTAAGACTCATCCCATAACTTTCAGTTGTGAGTTCCCTTATTTTGATGCATCCCACTAA includes:
- the LOC103441178 gene encoding LOW QUALITY PROTEIN: aspartate aminotransferase, cytoplasmic (The sequence of the model RefSeq protein was modified relative to this genomic sequence to represent the inferred CDS: inserted 1 base in 1 codon); the encoded protein is MRPQFTSVHQPAPXSSSTSFTSSDRRQNALVGHLTAEEDQSSSAMDAHKNSISASPTSAHVNSVFAHVVRAPEDPILGVTVAYNKDQSPLKLNLGVGAYRTEEGKPLVLNVVRKAEQLLVNDMSRVKEYLPIVGLADFNKLSARLILGADSPAIQENRITTVQCLSGTGSLRVGGEFLAKHYHERTIYIPQPTWGNHTKVFTLAGLIVKSYRYYDPATRGLNFQGLLEDLSSAPAGAIVLLHACAHNPTGVDPTLEQWEQIRQLVRSRELLPFFDSAYQGFASGSLDGDAQSVRRFAADGGECLIAQSYAKNMGLYGERVGALSIVCKNADVASKVESQLKLVIRPMYSNPPIHGASIVATILKDRDLFNEWTIELKEMADRIISMRHQLFESLRAKGTPGDWSHIIKQIGMFTFTGLNSEQVAFMTKEYHIYMTSDGRISMAGLSSRTVPHLTEAIHAAVTRAA